The proteins below come from a single Ruegeria sp. SCSIO 43209 genomic window:
- the gltS gene encoding sodium/glutamate symporter — protein sequence MQMVVEIPEFLTATLGFAVYLLGAEINARVAQLRSFNIPEPVTGGLLASLVVLALYLGFGIELSFGLTARDFLLVLFFAGIGLNARLSDLIAGGKPLLLLLILTLLTIVAQNVIGAVGAAMFGYPAQAGVLFGSAALIGGHGTAIAWAPEVAGATGLSGATELGVAVATLGLVLAALVGGPIARLLIEGRKLSPERPGEEHTVGLPNEVDQKSEIDHLTIMRVLLYLNLAIISGAILSEAISAAGLKLPLFVPCLIMGIVIANLRAMFAPNAKPVSRTPSLALISEFALGAFLAMSLMSLQLWTIAELGLAIAIIMTAQTLFAVVFVIWVLFPLMGSNYRAAVLAAGFGGFALGATPTAIANMTAVTKRYGPSPIAFIVLPLVSAFFVDIANAIVIQTIVNF from the coding sequence ATGCAGATGGTCGTTGAGATACCGGAGTTCCTGACAGCAACGCTGGGCTTTGCGGTCTATCTGCTGGGGGCAGAGATCAACGCCCGTGTCGCACAATTGCGCAGCTTCAACATCCCCGAGCCGGTAACCGGGGGCCTTCTGGCCTCGCTCGTGGTATTGGCGCTGTATCTTGGTTTCGGCATTGAGCTATCCTTTGGCTTGACCGCACGAGACTTTCTATTGGTTCTGTTCTTTGCCGGGATTGGTCTAAATGCCCGTCTGTCCGATTTGATCGCGGGCGGCAAGCCTTTGCTTTTGCTTCTGATTTTGACGCTTCTGACCATCGTTGCGCAAAACGTGATCGGCGCAGTGGGGGCCGCGATGTTCGGTTATCCGGCGCAAGCCGGGGTGCTGTTCGGGTCTGCTGCGCTGATCGGGGGGCACGGAACTGCGATCGCCTGGGCCCCCGAAGTTGCGGGCGCCACCGGTTTGAGTGGCGCAACCGAGTTGGGGGTGGCCGTGGCCACATTGGGTCTCGTGCTGGCCGCTTTGGTCGGGGGGCCGATTGCGCGGCTGCTGATCGAAGGACGCAAGCTCAGCCCCGAACGACCCGGGGAAGAGCATACGGTGGGTTTGCCCAATGAGGTCGACCAGAAATCCGAGATTGATCATCTGACAATCATGCGGGTGCTGCTGTACCTCAACCTCGCGATCATTTCAGGCGCGATCCTGAGCGAAGCAATCAGCGCCGCAGGGCTGAAACTGCCGTTGTTTGTGCCCTGCCTTATCATGGGGATCGTGATTGCCAATCTCCGCGCCATGTTCGCGCCGAATGCCAAGCCGGTCTCACGCACGCCCTCGCTGGCGCTGATCTCGGAATTCGCGCTTGGTGCATTTCTGGCGATGTCGCTGATGAGCCTGCAACTGTGGACCATTGCCGAACTGGGCCTTGCGATAGCAATAATCATGACCGCCCAGACCCTCTTTGCCGTGGTGTTCGTGATCTGGGTTCTGTTTCCGTTGATGGGATCGAATTACCGCGCCGCCGTTCTGGCCGCCGGGTTCGGGGGGTTCGCTCTGGGTGCTACCCCCACAGCTATCGCAAATATGACCGCCGTAACCAAGCGATATGGCCCGTCGCCTATTGCCTTTATCGTACTGCCCCTTGTATCCGCATTCTTTGTGGACATCGCCAATGCCATCGTCATTCAGACGATTGTCAATTTCTAA
- a CDS encoding DUF6446 family protein, giving the protein MTGKLVALILLISGVLAGAGMYYLQVYGFYYEVEPRPGQDVVLLAQGAEAPEAIAYTGFKAIDADSSPIRYRACFETELRPDQMVDFIPVENPEPLTAPGWFDCYDAVALADVLKSGQAQAFLGTKNIHYGVDRIVTITQDGKGYVWHALNNCGEKAYDGTVVGEECPPRPEG; this is encoded by the coding sequence ATGACTGGAAAATTGGTTGCGCTAATCCTTCTGATTTCTGGCGTTCTGGCCGGTGCTGGCATGTATTACCTGCAGGTTTATGGGTTCTATTATGAGGTAGAACCGCGCCCGGGCCAGGATGTGGTCCTGCTGGCGCAAGGGGCGGAAGCGCCCGAAGCCATCGCCTATACTGGGTTTAAGGCCATTGACGCCGACAGCTCTCCGATCCGGTATCGGGCCTGTTTCGAAACCGAGTTGAGGCCGGATCAAATGGTGGATTTTATCCCTGTCGAGAACCCCGAGCCATTGACCGCGCCAGGGTGGTTTGATTGCTACGACGCAGTTGCGCTGGCCGACGTATTGAAATCGGGTCAAGCACAGGCTTTCTTGGGCACCAAGAACATCCATTATGGTGTCGACCGGATCGTTACCATTACACAGGATGGCAAAGGCTACGTCTGGCATGCGCTGAACAATTGCGGTGAAAAGGCCTATGACGGCACGGTTGTGGGCGAGGAGTGCCCACCCAGGCCCGAGGGCTGA
- a CDS encoding MarC family protein yields the protein METTLAVGFFGALFAIMNPITNLPVFLSVTQDLPVSDQRKVAVKTALYCTILGGAFAAIGSQALGLFGISVDDLRVAGGLVVLMIGLNMLNGNESSSHHGTDGEKKSYPAPETVAFYPLAFPILVGPGTITTLILYAHHIKTPVETVVYAGVFLFVVALLLITFWNASALAKRLSDNARVIMSRFMGMILAAIAISMIADGLKALLPGLA from the coding sequence ATGGAAACCACTCTTGCCGTCGGATTCTTTGGCGCGCTTTTTGCAATCATGAATCCGATTACCAACTTGCCTGTGTTCCTGAGTGTTACGCAAGACCTGCCCGTTTCGGATCAACGCAAAGTGGCTGTGAAGACTGCGCTTTATTGCACGATCCTCGGTGGCGCCTTCGCTGCGATCGGCAGTCAAGCGCTTGGGCTCTTTGGCATCAGCGTCGATGACCTGCGCGTCGCCGGTGGCCTTGTTGTACTGATGATCGGCCTGAACATGCTGAACGGGAACGAGAGCAGCTCGCATCACGGAACCGACGGAGAAAAGAAATCCTATCCCGCGCCCGAGACCGTTGCGTTCTATCCCTTGGCTTTTCCCATTCTGGTCGGCCCCGGAACAATCACAACACTGATCCTTTATGCGCACCACATCAAAACCCCGGTCGAAACCGTTGTCTATGCAGGTGTATTTCTGTTCGTGGTGGCCTTGCTTTTGATCACGTTCTGGAACGCATCGGCGTTGGCTAAGCGGCTGTCGGACAATGCCCGAGTGATAATGAGCCGCTTCATGGGCATGATCCTTGCGGCTATCGCAATCAGCATGATCGCAGACGGCCTGAAGGCGTTGTTGCCCGGACTGGCCTAG
- a CDS encoding glycine--tRNA ligase subunit alpha, producing the protein MTEPNSAPRSFQEIILRLQSYWASKGCAILQPYDMEVGAGTFHPATTLRALGSKAWSAAYVQPSRRPTDGRYGENPNRLQHYYQYQVLIKPSPPDLQELYLGSLEAIGIDMDLHDIRFVEDDWESPTLGAWGLGWEVWCDGMEVSQFTYFQQVGGHDCAPVSGELTYGLERLAMYVLGIDHVMDMPFNDPQSPSPLTYGDIFKQTEEEYARWNFDIANTEVLLRHFEEAETECATILAQEHDDPKTGKRIIMAHPAYDQCIKASHIFNLLDARGVISVTERQAYIGRVRALAKQCADAFVQTEAAGFEA; encoded by the coding sequence ATGACCGAACCCAATAGCGCACCACGTTCATTTCAAGAGATTATCCTAAGGCTTCAGTCCTATTGGGCGTCGAAAGGTTGTGCGATCCTACAGCCCTATGACATGGAGGTCGGCGCAGGTACGTTCCATCCGGCAACCACGTTGCGCGCTTTGGGGTCCAAGGCTTGGTCAGCGGCCTACGTTCAGCCCTCGCGTCGCCCGACAGACGGACGTTATGGCGAAAACCCGAACCGGTTGCAGCATTACTATCAATACCAGGTGCTGATCAAACCCAGCCCGCCGGATCTGCAAGAGCTGTATCTGGGCAGCCTTGAGGCCATCGGCATCGACATGGATCTGCACGACATCCGCTTTGTCGAGGATGACTGGGAAAGCCCCACTCTGGGTGCGTGGGGTCTGGGATGGGAGGTCTGGTGTGACGGCATGGAAGTCAGCCAGTTCACCTATTTCCAGCAGGTCGGCGGCCATGACTGTGCGCCGGTTTCCGGTGAGCTGACCTATGGTCTGGAACGTCTGGCCATGTATGTGCTGGGCATCGACCATGTGATGGACATGCCCTTCAACGATCCTCAGTCGCCCAGCCCGCTGACCTATGGCGACATCTTCAAGCAGACCGAAGAGGAATACGCCCGCTGGAACTTCGATATTGCTAATACCGAGGTCCTGCTGCGCCATTTCGAAGAGGCTGAAACCGAATGCGCGACCATTCTGGCGCAGGAACATGACGACCCGAAGACGGGCAAGCGCATCATCATGGCGCATCCCGCATATGATCAGTGCATCAAGGCCAGCCACATCTTCAACTTGCTGGACGCCCGCGGGGTGATTTCGGTTACCGAAAGACAGGCCTATATCGGCCGCGTTCGCGCATTGGCCAAGCAATGCGCAGATGCGTTCGTGCAGACCGAGGCTGCCGGGTTCGAAGCTTGA